The genomic DNA TTAGATAACGGTTCCATAGATGTAAAATATAGACATAGTAATACTGATGACTACTATACTGGTGCATTGACTAAACAACAATTTGATGATAATCCAAAACAATCAGGAAGTTATGATGGATTATCAAAACTAAATGAAGATAGTTATTCTGCTAAATATACTGCTAAAATTAATGCAAACATTGATTTTATGATGTACGGTGGATATGACAAAAAAGAATATGAAGGATCTTGGAGTCATACTTTAGCTAGTCAATATTATGTAAAGCCACAATTTAAATATACGTATGCTGAAAATAGTTATGTTATCTTAGGTGGAGACTTTAAAGATGGAAAATCTAAAGATAAAATAAATCATGTAAAAGATCAAAAAAGAAAATCTTATGCTGGATATATTTTAAATAAAACAACTGTTGGAAATTTCCAATTTTCGCAAGGTTTTAGACACGAAAAAATAGACTATGATTATAATAAACAAGAGTATCTGCCAAATTATGTCACTCTATACACTCCACAAAGTAAAAAACTTGATAGTAATGCATGGGAACTAACCGCTAACTACTTATACTCTGACACTGGTAGTATATACGTAAGTTATAATAGAGCATTTAGAGGTCCAACTATTCAAGATCTAAATTCTTGGTACGGTGACATAAAACTTCAAGAAAATAATACTTATGAAATAGGTATTAAAGATATGTATAAAAATACATTTATATCTGCTTCAGTATTTAGAATTGATAGTGATAATGAAATTTTTTATGACAAACCTGATTATAATGCAACAAATAAAAACTTTGATGGTAAAGTTAGAAGAGTTGGGGGACAAATTTCTCTTCAACACTACTTTGATAAATTAACACTTAGAGAAAATTTAACATATATACAACCTAAAATTAAAACTGGTAAATATGCAGGACATCAATTCCCTGCTGTTGCAAGATGGAATGCTAATATAGGAGCTACATATAACTTTACTGAAAAGTTACTTGGTAACTTCGATTTATTCTATACAGGTAAAGCATATAGCGGAAACGATTTTGCTAATGTTTTAGGAAAAGAAGATTCATATTTAACAGCTGACATAAACTTTAGATACCAATTTAATGAAGGACTTGAAGTTTATACTGGTATTAGAAACTTATTTGATAAAAAATATTGTAATGCTATAATATCAAATCCTAAAAGCGGTGCTAAAAGCTACTATCCAGCAGATGGAAGAAGTTATTATGCAGGATTTAGATATAATTTCTAATAATAGAGATATAATGAAAAAGAGGCTTTTGCCTCTTTTTTATATACTTGATAGTGAACCTCTCCCACTTAAAATTACTTTGTAATTTTTGAAGTGGGAGCTTCTTCTTGGGAAGTAGTTGCTTTTGTTAGCCAACTATATTTACCAAGCTATCCCCGTAGTTCCTACGGTTCTTTTTATTTTTAGACTGCTTGTCTTATTCTTAGACCTTCAGCCAATATATTTTTAGCGGCGTTTATATCTCTATCGTGATGAGTATGACAAATTAGACAAGTCCACTCTCTTATATCGAGAGTTTTTTTGCCATCCCTATGACCACATACAGAGCAGATTTGACTTGATGGATATAGTTTATCTATTTTTATTATTTCTTTGCCATACCATTTCGCCTTATACTCAAGTTTATTTACAAAACTAGCCCAAGATACATCAGCTATAGATTTTGATAATTTATGATTATGAAGTAATCCTTTTGTATTTAAGTCTTCAATACAGATAATATCGTGGTTTTTGATAATATATGTACTTAGCTTATTTAAGAAATCTGTTCTCATATTCATAATTTTTTCGTGTATTTTAGCTACTTTAATTCTTTGTTTTTGATAATTTCTAGCTTCGTTTAATTTTTTATTTATTTTTTTAGCAATTAGAAATCTTTTAGAAAGTTTTCTTTGTTCTCTTTTTAGTTTGTCTTCTAATTGTTTTCTAAATTTAAGATTTTTTATTTTTTCTCCAGTAGAAAGAATAGCCATATCTTTAATACCTAAATCAATTCCTACTGATGAATTAGTTTTTGGTAATTCCTGAATATCTGTTTCACATAACAAAGAGATAAAATACTTACCACTTCCATTACGCGAGATAGTAACAGATTTTATTATCCCCTCTATTTTTCTATGCACTTTGATTTTTATTAATTCTTTAAGTTTAGGAATTTTTAACCATTTTTCAAAAATATTTACAGTTCCTTTTTGATTATTAGTTGTATAGCTTTGTACTGGATTCTTCTTAGATTTGAACTTAGGAAAACCTATAGATTTATCTCTAAAAAAGTTTTTATATGCTTTATCTAAGTTAATTTGAGCATTAGCAAGAGCAAGACTATCAACTTCTTTTAGAAATTCATAATCTTTTTTATATTTTGCAGGAGTTGGATATTTTATTTTTTTATCAGGATTACCTTTACTTTCTTCATATGCTTTGATTCTATCATTTAGCATAAGATTATAGACAAGACGAACACAACCAAAAGTTTTACTAAAAAATATCTTTTGTTCTTCGC from Fusobacterium hominis includes the following:
- a CDS encoding TonB-dependent receptor family protein; its protein translation is MKKSLMLAALLIVGTSLAAQSSDIGSEKLNETLITTENFETTILDTAKDVTIVTQEDIQNKGATTVAQALQGVPGLKVNLMDGSDVAFDLRGFGATAGQNTLVLLDGIPLNSVQGNGYDTSQIPVSMIDRIEVIPSGGNIMYGDGAVGGVINIITKAPMDKANYGSVGLEASSWSTLNGNLHYGTKVTNKLLVDAAYNGFKSNEYRSKLNSEFDKPDTKNSVWLRGKYLLDNGSIDVKYRHSNTDDYYTGALTKQQFDDNPKQSGSYDGLSKLNEDSYSAKYTAKINANIDFMMYGGYDKKEYEGSWSHTLASQYYVKPQFKYTYAENSYVILGGDFKDGKSKDKINHVKDQKRKSYAGYILNKTTVGNFQFSQGFRHEKIDYDYNKQEYLPNYVTLYTPQSKKLDSNAWELTANYLYSDTGSIYVSYNRAFRGPTIQDLNSWYGDIKLQENNTYEIGIKDMYKNTFISASVFRIDSDNEIFYDKPDYNATNKNFDGKVRRVGGQISLQHYFDKLTLRENLTYIQPKIKTGKYAGHQFPAVARWNANIGATYNFTEKLLGNFDLFYTGKAYSGNDFANVLGKEDSYLTADINFRYQFNEGLEVYTGIRNLFDKKYCNAIISNPKSGAKSYYPADGRSYYAGFRYNF
- the tnpB gene encoding IS200/IS605 family element RNA-guided endonuclease TnpB yields the protein MKQLKAYKFRIYPSEEQKIFFSKTFGCVRLVYNLMLNDRIKAYEESKGNPDKKIKYPTPAKYKKDYEFLKEVDSLALANAQINLDKAYKNFFRDKSIGFPKFKSKKNPVQSYTTNNQKGTVNIFEKWLKIPKLKELIKIKVHRKIEGIIKSVTISRNGSGKYFISLLCETDIQELPKTNSSVGIDLGIKDMAILSTGEKIKNLKFRKQLEDKLKREQRKLSKRFLIAKKINKKLNEARNYQKQRIKVAKIHEKIMNMRTDFLNKLSTYIIKNHDIICIEDLNTKGLLHNHKLSKSIADVSWASFVNKLEYKAKWYGKEIIKIDKLYPSSQICSVCGHRDGKKTLDIREWTCLICHTHHDRDINAAKNILAEGLRIRQAV